In one Petrotoga mexicana DSM 14811 genomic region, the following are encoded:
- a CDS encoding phospho-sugar mutase, whose amino-acid sequence MEDVKEIAYKRYQQWLENVTEDFKEELMRLKDNEDEIIDRFYKDLEFGTGGLRGIMGVGTNRMNVYTVARATQGFANYLKKYKDFPSVVIAYDTRNNSDLFAKVAARVLAANNVNVHIFDQVAPTPLLSFTVRKLKTDGGIVITASHNPPEYNGYKVYTSDGTQAVPKYANEITAEIEKLDYFKDIKMMSFEEAVNSEKINILNETIFNDYLDEIEGYIRSLNPKMDKKPLIVYTPLYGAALKLVKGILDRLGFELSLVEEQSKIDPSFSTLKVPNPEEKEAFELALKKAKEIDANLVLATDPDGDRIGIFEKYKGDYVSFTGNQVGVMLAHYLLSKFREFSSLNPDDYIVKTIVTTDMVKPIAQEFNVKVEETLTGFKYIGEKIEKYIGSGRKFIFGFEESYGYLANDHVRDKDAIIAAALISVMSSELLSKMKTLTEYLKDLKERYGYYDEKLLSFTFEGFEGTQKIKRIMNKMRKTPPIKVGDFTLKETLDYLNGIEGFPKSDVVELRYSNVKIIARPSGTEPKIKFYIMVKSSSENESRKLIKDAEQVISEIVNV is encoded by the coding sequence ATGGAAGACGTTAAAGAAATTGCATATAAAAGATATCAGCAGTGGCTTGAAAATGTGACAGAAGATTTCAAAGAAGAATTGATGCGTTTAAAGGATAATGAGGATGAGATTATTGATCGATTTTATAAAGATTTAGAATTTGGAACTGGTGGTTTAAGGGGTATAATGGGTGTTGGTACCAACAGAATGAATGTATACACCGTAGCTCGAGCGACTCAGGGGTTTGCTAATTATTTGAAAAAATATAAAGATTTTCCCAGTGTTGTTATTGCTTACGATACAAGGAATAACTCCGACTTATTTGCAAAGGTTGCTGCTCGAGTATTAGCTGCTAATAACGTTAATGTTCATATTTTTGATCAAGTCGCTCCCACACCATTACTTTCCTTCACGGTAAGAAAGCTAAAAACAGATGGAGGAATTGTCATAACCGCAAGCCATAATCCACCTGAATACAACGGTTACAAAGTTTACACATCTGACGGCACTCAAGCGGTTCCCAAATATGCTAATGAAATTACTGCAGAAATTGAAAAGTTAGATTACTTCAAAGATATTAAGATGATGAGCTTCGAAGAAGCTGTTAATTCTGAAAAAATAAATATACTTAACGAAACCATTTTCAACGATTATTTAGATGAAATTGAAGGATATATTAGGTCTTTAAATCCAAAGATGGATAAAAAACCCTTAATAGTATATACACCATTGTATGGAGCAGCTTTGAAATTAGTTAAAGGTATTTTGGATAGATTAGGTTTTGAGTTAAGTTTAGTTGAAGAACAATCAAAAATTGATCCTTCCTTTTCAACTTTAAAGGTTCCTAATCCCGAAGAGAAAGAAGCATTTGAACTGGCTTTGAAAAAAGCAAAAGAAATAGATGCTAATCTTGTTTTGGCAACAGATCCTGACGGTGATAGAATAGGGATATTTGAAAAGTACAAAGGTGATTATGTATCTTTTACAGGAAATCAAGTTGGAGTCATGTTGGCTCACTATTTGTTAAGCAAATTTAGAGAATTTTCTTCCTTAAACCCTGATGATTACATTGTAAAGACAATAGTTACTACTGATATGGTTAAACCCATCGCTCAAGAGTTCAATGTAAAAGTCGAAGAAACGTTGACCGGATTCAAATATATAGGGGAAAAAATTGAAAAATATATAGGCAGTGGAAGGAAATTCATATTTGGATTTGAGGAAAGTTATGGATATTTAGCGAATGATCATGTGAGGGATAAAGATGCAATAATTGCTGCTGCATTAATTTCTGTTATGAGTTCTGAATTGCTTTCTAAGATGAAAACACTCACTGAATATTTGAAGGATCTAAAGGAAAGGTATGGCTATTATGATGAAAAACTTCTTTCGTTTACTTTTGAAGGGTTTGAAGGAACTCAAAAAATAAAACGTATAATGAACAAAATGAGAAAAACCCCACCTATAAAAGTGGGTGATTTTACCTTGAAGGAAACTTTAGATTATCTTAATGGGATAGAGGGATTCCCGAAATCCGATGTAGTGGAATTGAGATATTCAAACGTTAAAATAATAGCAAGACCTTCAGGAACAGAGCCAAAAATTAAATTTTATATTATGGTAAAATCATCTTCAGAAAATGAATCCCGTAAACTAATAAAAGATGCTGAGCAGGTTATATCAGAAATTGTAAATGTTTAG
- the truA gene encoding tRNA pseudouridine(38-40) synthase TruA, whose amino-acid sequence MKWVAARVMYDGTNFYGYQSQPTFRTVQDEFEKALKIIFKKEVPSYACGRTDTGVHAVGQVISFKVENENMTERNIKDALNAILPEDVYVKEVREVKEGFNPRSEAKKRIYHYFIYINEDPNIFLRNRVWWIPFRLNLEKMRQAARYFEGEHDFTSFKTGNDERNPIRTIYRVRIIELRKDLILIRVEGKSFLRRMVRNIVGALVKVGTDVWEVEKIQEILEAKKRALAPASAPPQGLYFYSALF is encoded by the coding sequence GTGAAATGGGTCGCAGCAAGGGTAATGTATGATGGTACAAACTTTTATGGTTATCAGAGTCAGCCAACATTTCGTACGGTCCAAGATGAGTTTGAAAAAGCTTTAAAGATTATTTTTAAAAAGGAAGTTCCATCTTATGCGTGCGGAAGAACTGATACAGGAGTACATGCGGTAGGCCAAGTTATTTCATTTAAAGTAGAAAACGAAAATATGACTGAAAGAAATATTAAAGATGCTTTGAATGCCATTTTACCAGAAGATGTGTATGTAAAGGAAGTTAGGGAAGTAAAAGAAGGCTTTAATCCAAGGTCTGAGGCAAAAAAAAGAATATATCACTATTTTATTTATATAAATGAAGATCCAAATATATTTTTAAGAAACAGGGTATGGTGGATTCCTTTCAGATTAAATTTAGAAAAAATGAGACAAGCAGCAAGATATTTTGAAGGTGAGCATGACTTTACCAGCTTTAAAACGGGAAACGATGAAAGGAATCCTATAAGAACTATTTATAGGGTAAGAATAATAGAGTTAAGAAAAGATCTGATTTTGATAAGAGTTGAAGGGAAGTCTTTTTTAAGACGAATGGTTAGAAATATAGTTGGTGCATTGGTAAAGGTAGGTACAGATGTATGGGAAGTGGAAAAAATACAGGAAATTTTGGAAGCAAAAAAAAGAGCTTTGGCTCCTGCATCAGCTCCCCCTCAAGGGTTATATTTTTATTCAGCTTTATTCTAA